The Terracoccus luteus genome includes a region encoding these proteins:
- a CDS encoding (2Fe-2S)-binding protein, translating into MTITVDGAPVTGARGQSIAGVLMADGRRDWRTTSVAARPRGLFCGIGVCFDCIVTVNDLADVRACLRRAQDGDVVTRQHHLLPGADA; encoded by the coding sequence GTGACGATCACCGTGGACGGCGCGCCCGTCACCGGAGCCCGCGGGCAGAGCATCGCCGGGGTGCTCATGGCCGACGGCCGCCGCGACTGGCGCACGACGTCGGTCGCCGCGCGACCGCGCGGCCTCTTCTGCGGCATCGGCGTGTGCTTCGACTGCATCGTCACCGTCAACGACCTCGCCGACGTGCGGGCCTGCCTGCGCCGGGCGCAGGACGGCGACGTCGTCACCCGTCAGCACCACCTGCTCCCCGGGGCCGACGCGTGA
- a CDS encoding GntR family transcriptional regulator, whose amino-acid sequence MTTLTPVSLRRIEHTESLRERVRRALVAAIVTGELAPGQLVSVPTLATRFNVSATPVREAILELEKSGFVEPVRNKGFRITVVSEDSLRHVAAVRLMIEPVCMERLAGAFPTAALAELRAGADRIVEGARTGDLVAYLEADTAFHVRLTAMVGNPVAVDIVSDLRSRARLLGLSAMAGTNRLVESAHEHHELLELLAAGDGAGARALMERHIGHSVGLWAGQSEPTPARASAT is encoded by the coding sequence ATGACGACCCTGACCCCCGTGTCCCTGCGGCGCATCGAGCACACCGAGAGCCTGCGCGAGCGGGTCCGCCGGGCCCTCGTTGCCGCCATCGTCACCGGCGAGCTCGCGCCGGGCCAGCTCGTGTCGGTGCCGACGCTCGCGACCCGGTTCAACGTCTCCGCCACCCCGGTCCGTGAGGCGATCCTCGAGCTGGAGAAGTCCGGCTTCGTCGAGCCGGTGCGCAACAAGGGCTTCCGCATCACCGTCGTCAGCGAGGACTCGCTGCGCCACGTCGCCGCCGTGCGCCTCATGATCGAGCCGGTCTGCATGGAACGGCTCGCCGGCGCCTTCCCCACCGCCGCCCTGGCCGAGCTGCGCGCCGGCGCCGACCGCATCGTCGAGGGCGCCCGCACCGGCGACCTCGTGGCCTACCTCGAGGCCGACACCGCCTTCCACGTGCGCCTCACGGCGATGGTCGGCAACCCCGTCGCGGTCGACATCGTCAGCGACCTGCGCAGCCGCGCCCGGCTGCTCGGGCTCTCGGCCATGGCGGGTACCAACCGGCTCGTCGAGTCGGCCCACGAGCACCACGAGCTGCTCGAGCTGCTCGCCGCCGGTGACGGGGCCGGCGCCCGTGCCCTCATGGAACGGCACATCGGCCACTCCGTCGGGCTGTGGGCGGGCCAGAGCGAGCCCACCCCGGCCCGCGCCTCGGCCACCTGA
- a CDS encoding NAD(P)/FAD-dependent oxidoreductase produces the protein MSAHVVVVGAGIVGASCARSLARRGARVTVLDKGAPATATSAHGEGNILVSDKGPGAELDLARYAAALWPTLAAELADELGPRFPSIEYERKGGVVVATTDAGAGPLEGFAASQRAAGVDARVVDERQARALEPWLTPSATAAVHYPEDAQVQPVVATEAVLASARRLGASVLGHREVRGGVVEHGRLVGVRTDAGTVAADAVVVACGPWSGHVAEALGSDLPVRPRRGMVLVTTRMPHRVHHKVYDGDYFGATQSADAALQTSAVVESTAAGTVLIGSSREQVGFDPRLRVQVLQEVAARALRLFPFLATAGVMRSYLGFRPYMPDHLPVVGPDHRLPGLFFATGHEGAGIGLAPATGEMLAALVLGERPEHDATPFRLDRPSLAGHLAETAVAS, from the coding sequence ATGAGCGCGCACGTCGTCGTCGTCGGCGCGGGCATCGTCGGTGCGTCCTGCGCGCGCTCGCTGGCCCGCCGCGGCGCCCGCGTGACGGTGCTCGACAAGGGCGCACCCGCCACGGCCACGAGCGCGCACGGCGAGGGCAACATCCTCGTGTCCGACAAGGGGCCGGGCGCCGAGCTCGACCTCGCGCGCTACGCGGCGGCGCTGTGGCCGACCCTCGCGGCCGAGCTCGCCGACGAGCTGGGGCCCCGCTTTCCGTCCATCGAGTACGAGCGCAAGGGCGGCGTCGTCGTCGCCACGACGGATGCCGGAGCCGGCCCGCTCGAGGGCTTCGCCGCCTCCCAGCGGGCCGCGGGCGTCGACGCCCGTGTCGTCGACGAGCGGCAGGCGCGCGCGCTCGAGCCGTGGCTGACGCCCTCCGCGACCGCCGCTGTCCACTACCCCGAGGACGCGCAGGTGCAGCCCGTCGTCGCCACCGAGGCCGTCCTCGCCTCGGCACGCCGCCTCGGCGCCAGCGTGCTCGGGCACCGCGAGGTGCGCGGCGGTGTCGTCGAGCACGGGCGGCTCGTCGGTGTGCGCACCGACGCGGGCACGGTCGCGGCCGACGCCGTCGTCGTGGCCTGCGGGCCCTGGTCCGGCCACGTCGCCGAGGCCCTCGGCAGCGACCTGCCCGTGCGGCCACGACGCGGCATGGTGCTCGTGACGACCCGGATGCCGCACCGCGTGCACCACAAGGTCTACGACGGCGACTACTTCGGCGCCACGCAGTCGGCCGACGCGGCCCTGCAGACGTCGGCCGTCGTCGAGTCGACGGCCGCCGGCACGGTGCTCATCGGGTCGAGCCGCGAGCAGGTGGGCTTCGACCCCCGCCTGCGGGTGCAGGTGCTGCAGGAGGTGGCCGCCCGGGCCCTGCGGCTCTTCCCCTTCCTCGCGACCGCGGGGGTCATGCGCAGCTACCTCGGCTTCCGTCCCTACATGCCCGACCACCTCCCCGTGGTGGGCCCCGACCACCGCCTGCCCGGCCTGTTCTTCGCGACCGGCCACGAGGGCGCCGGCATCGGCCTGGCCCCCGCGACGGGCGAGATGCTGGCCGCGCTCGTGCTCGGCGAGCGGCCGGAGCACGACGCGACCCCCTTCCGCCTCGACCGGCCGAGCCTCGCCGGCCACCTCGCCGAGACGGCGGTGGCCTCGTGA